A genome region from Thalassococcus arenae includes the following:
- a CDS encoding LacI family DNA-binding transcriptional regulator, with amino-acid sequence MDLPDRQSFPTLTDVARAAGVSTATVSRCLNTSGKVSGATRERVMRAVETLGYTPNFGARALAAKRTFTIGAIIPTMENAIFARGLQAFQETLHDKGYTLLVSSTAYRPDREAEQIRTLVARGADGLLLIGYERDPEIYDFLRSRRVPVLLAWAHQTGNPHPAVGFDNRGAMAALTRAVLAHGHTAIAVISGILRGNDRASERLAGIRGVLQENGLDPHALPVIETAYDIDNGARAFATLMQACDRPTVVMCVNDVLAAGAMQQARAMGIAVPEEVSITGFDDIELARLVTPQLTTVHVPHRQMGSLAARELVRMVETKGEGVSHELQSALRLRASLGRRG; translated from the coding sequence GTGGACCTTCCAGACCGTCAGAGCTTTCCGACGCTGACCGACGTGGCGCGCGCGGCGGGCGTGTCCACGGCCACGGTGTCGCGGTGTCTGAACACGTCGGGAAAAGTCTCCGGGGCGACGCGTGAAAGGGTCATGCGCGCTGTCGAAACGCTGGGTTACACGCCGAATTTCGGGGCCCGCGCGCTGGCGGCCAAGCGCACATTCACCATCGGCGCCATCATTCCGACGATGGAAAACGCGATCTTCGCACGCGGCTTGCAGGCGTTTCAGGAAACGCTGCACGACAAGGGCTACACCTTGCTCGTCTCCAGCACCGCCTATCGCCCCGACCGCGAAGCGGAACAGATCAGGACGCTGGTGGCGCGCGGCGCCGACGGGCTGTTGCTGATCGGCTACGAGCGGGATCCCGAGATCTACGATTTCCTGCGCAGCCGCCGCGTGCCGGTCCTGTTGGCCTGGGCCCATCAGACCGGGAACCCGCACCCCGCCGTGGGATTCGACAACCGGGGTGCCATGGCGGCGCTGACCCGTGCGGTGCTGGCGCACGGGCATACCGCCATCGCGGTGATCTCGGGCATCCTGCGCGGCAACGACCGGGCCTCCGAGCGCCTGGCCGGCATCCGCGGCGTCCTGCAAGAGAACGGGCTGGACCCGCACGCCCTGCCGGTCATCGAGACCGCCTATGACATCGACAACGGTGCCCGGGCCTTCGCCACGCTGATGCAGGCCTGCGACCGGCCGACGGTGGTGATGTGCGTGAACGACGTGCTGGCCGCCGGCGCCATGCAGCAGGCCCGCGCGATGGGGATCGCCGTGCCTGAAGAGGTGTCGATTACCGGCTTCGACGACATCGAACTGGCACGGCTGGTGACCCCGCAACTGACCACCGTGCACGTGCCGCATCGGCAGATGGGCAGCCTGGCCGCCCGGGAACTGGTGCGCATGGTCGAAACCAAGGGCGAAGGCGTTTCGCACGAACTGCAAAGCGCGCTTCGATTGCGCGCCTCGCTGGGGCGCCGGGGCTAG
- a CDS encoding TIGR02186 family protein, protein MRWLLILLALALPARAEEVVLGLSKDTISISTDFDGSEILIYGAIKRETTIPEQPLHVIVAVAGPSLPVTVRRKERRFGIWINTDAAEVDAAPTFYAVATSGPWSEVISDTEDLRHRVSIPRAIRAVGTELRDTKNFTDALIRIRARGDQYQLLQGAVELRQQTLFNTAIRLPANLTEGAYPTRIFLTRDRKVISKFETVIDVQKVGLERWLFELSRNQPLVYGLMSLAIAIAAGWGASAAFRALRSG, encoded by the coding sequence ATGCGCTGGTTGCTGATCCTTCTCGCGCTCGCCCTGCCCGCCCGGGCCGAAGAGGTGGTGCTGGGGCTCAGCAAGGACACGATTTCGATCTCGACCGATTTCGACGGTTCGGAAATCCTGATCTATGGCGCCATCAAGCGCGAGACCACGATCCCCGAACAACCGCTGCACGTGATCGTGGCCGTGGCCGGCCCCTCTCTGCCGGTCACCGTGCGCCGCAAGGAACGCCGTTTCGGGATCTGGATCAACACCGACGCCGCCGAGGTCGACGCCGCACCCACCTTCTATGCCGTCGCGACGTCCGGGCCGTGGTCCGAGGTGATCTCGGATACCGAAGACCTGCGCCATCGCGTGTCGATCCCGCGGGCGATCCGCGCCGTCGGCACCGAGCTTCGCGATACCAAGAACTTCACCGACGCGCTGATCCGCATCCGGGCGCGCGGCGACCAGTACCAGCTGCTGCAGGGCGCCGTCGAACTGCGCCAGCAGACGCTGTTCAACACCGCGATCCGGCTGCCGGCCAACCTGACCGAAGGCGCCTATCCGACGCGCATCTTCCTGACCCGCGACCGCAAGGTGATCTCGAAATTCGAAACGGTGATCGACGTGCAGAAGGTCGGGCTGGAACGCTGGCTGTTCGAACTGTCGCGCAACCAGCCGCTGGTCTACGGTCTGATGTCTCTGGCCATCGCCATCGCCGCCGGCTGGGGCGCCTCGGCCGCCTTCCGCGCCTTGCGGTCGGGATGA
- a CDS encoding alcohol dehydrogenase catalytic domain-containing protein — protein sequence MKALIYDGVETLGFRDAPDPKPAAGEHLIRVEAVGICGSDMHAYLGHDARRPAPLILGHEAAGTIIGGDRDGERVTLNPLVTCLTCPACLAGRENLCPSRQIISMPPREGAFAQFVSMPGRNLVAMPDGVSFETAALAEPLAVSWHAVRLALAALHPSMERRALVIGGGAIGLAAALALTAQGVTDVTIAEPSAARRAFLSDRCGQRAVDKAEGAWPLVIDAVGYAATRALASAAAAPGGVIAHVGLGEDTGGLDIRRMTLQEITFIGTYTYTAQDFRDTAQAIFDGRLGPLDWTEQRPLAEGSAAFRDLRAGTVAAPKIILLPQT from the coding sequence ATGAAGGCGCTGATTTATGACGGGGTCGAAACCCTGGGTTTTCGCGACGCCCCCGACCCAAAGCCCGCCGCCGGCGAACACCTGATCCGGGTCGAGGCGGTGGGCATCTGCGGGTCCGACATGCATGCCTATCTGGGCCATGATGCCCGCCGTCCCGCACCGCTGATCCTGGGCCACGAGGCGGCCGGGACGATCATCGGCGGCGACCGCGACGGCGAGCGGGTTACGCTCAACCCGCTGGTCACCTGCCTGACCTGCCCCGCCTGCCTGGCGGGCCGGGAAAACCTGTGCCCCAGCCGCCAGATCATCTCGATGCCGCCGCGCGAAGGCGCGTTTGCGCAATTCGTGTCGATGCCGGGCCGCAACCTGGTCGCTATGCCCGACGGCGTGTCGTTCGAGACCGCCGCGCTGGCCGAACCACTGGCGGTCAGCTGGCACGCCGTGCGCTTGGCGCTGGCCGCGCTGCACCCGTCGATGGAGCGCCGCGCGCTGGTCATCGGCGGCGGCGCGATCGGGCTGGCCGCGGCATTGGCGCTGACCGCGCAGGGGGTGACCGACGTCACCATCGCCGAACCCAGCGCGGCGCGCCGGGCCTTCCTGTCCGACCGTTGCGGGCAGCGCGCCGTCGACAAGGCCGAGGGCGCCTGGCCGCTGGTCATCGACGCGGTGGGCTATGCCGCGACCCGCGCGCTGGCCAGTGCCGCCGCCGCGCCGGGTGGCGTGATCGCCCATGTCGGGCTGGGCGAGGATACCGGCGGACTGGATATCCGCCGGATGACGCTGCAGGAGATCACGTTCATCGGCACCTACACCTACACCGCGCAGGATTTCCGCGATACCGCACAGGCGATCTTCGACGGCCGCTTGGGGCCGCTCGACTGGACCGAACAGCGCCCGCTGGCCGAGGGGTCTGCGGCCTTCCGCGATCTCAGGGCTGGCACTGTCGCCGCGCCCAAGATCATCCTGTTGCCGCAGACCTAG
- a CDS encoding universal stress protein → MYKNILVPMALDHGISPQTLAVARVLAGSDGRITAIHVYETPQGTAAAYIDQSMVEKRFDEARQMIREKTRDIAGIKTDVVSGHTYRSIVDYAAEHGIDCIVIGSHKPGLSDYLLGSTAARVVRHAPCAVHVCRTS, encoded by the coding sequence ATGTACAAGAACATCCTCGTCCCGATGGCGCTGGACCACGGCATTTCCCCGCAGACGCTGGCCGTCGCCCGGGTGCTGGCGGGCAGCGACGGCCGGATCACGGCGATCCATGTCTACGAAACCCCGCAAGGCACCGCCGCCGCCTATATCGACCAGAGCATGGTCGAGAAACGCTTTGACGAAGCCCGGCAGATGATCCGGGAAAAGACCCGCGACATCGCCGGAATCAAGACCGATGTCGTCAGCGGCCACACCTATCGCTCGATCGTCGATTACGCCGCCGAGCACGGCATCGACTGCATCGTCATCGGCTCGCACAAGCCCGGGCTCAGCGATTACCTGCTGGGCTCGACCGCTGCGCGGGTGGTGCGCCACGCGCCCTGCGCGGTGCATGTCTGCCGCACGTCCTGA
- the hisD gene encoding histidinol dehydrogenase, with protein MTRDYLKKATLTSKSDASEVHETVVNILADIEAGGDAKALEYAAKFDRYTGNVMLTPEEIEAASALVPDKLKADIRFAHDNVKRFAEMQKSTVANVEMEISPGFVAGQKAIPVDAAGCYVPGGRYSHIASAIMTVTTAKVAGCKHITACSPPRPDVGVAPAIVYAAHICGADKIMAMGGVQGVAAMTFGLFGLPKANILVGPGNQFVAEAKRILFGRVGIDMIAGPTDSLILADKTADPHIVATDLVSQAEHGYNSPVWLVTDDRALAEDVMDRVPALIADLPDVNRDNAAAAWRDYAEVILCADREEMAATSDAYAPEHLTVQAADLDWWLDRLTCYGSLFLGEETTVSYGDKASGTNHVLPTSGAAGYTGGLSVHKYMKIVTWQRTTPEASRDVAIATARISRLEGMEGHARAADVRLAKYFPGENFDLSADA; from the coding sequence ATGACCCGCGACTATCTCAAGAAAGCGACGCTGACGTCGAAATCGGACGCCTCCGAAGTGCACGAGACGGTTGTGAACATCCTGGCCGATATCGAGGCGGGCGGTGACGCCAAGGCTCTGGAATACGCCGCCAAGTTCGACCGCTACACCGGCAACGTGATGTTGACGCCCGAAGAAATCGAGGCCGCCAGCGCGCTGGTGCCGGACAAGCTCAAGGCCGACATCCGGTTTGCGCATGACAACGTCAAACGCTTTGCCGAGATGCAGAAATCGACCGTCGCCAATGTCGAGATGGAAATCTCGCCCGGCTTCGTGGCGGGGCAAAAAGCCATCCCGGTGGACGCCGCGGGCTGTTATGTGCCCGGCGGGCGCTACAGCCATATCGCCAGCGCGATCATGACCGTTACCACCGCCAAGGTCGCCGGCTGCAAGCACATCACCGCCTGTTCGCCGCCGCGTCCCGATGTCGGCGTGGCCCCCGCGATCGTCTATGCCGCGCATATCTGCGGCGCCGACAAGATCATGGCGATGGGCGGGGTGCAGGGCGTCGCGGCGATGACCTTCGGCCTGTTCGGCCTGCCCAAGGCGAACATCCTCGTCGGTCCCGGCAACCAGTTCGTGGCCGAGGCCAAGCGCATCCTGTTCGGCCGCGTCGGCATCGACATGATCGCGGGTCCGACCGACAGCCTGATCCTGGCCGACAAGACCGCCGATCCGCATATCGTCGCCACCGATCTGGTCAGCCAGGCCGAGCACGGCTACAACTCGCCGGTCTGGCTGGTCACCGACGACCGCGCCCTGGCCGAGGACGTGATGGACCGCGTGCCCGCCCTGATCGCCGACCTGCCGGATGTGAATCGCGACAACGCCGCCGCCGCCTGGCGCGACTATGCCGAAGTGATCCTGTGCGCCGACCGCGAGGAGATGGCCGCGACCTCGGACGCCTATGCGCCGGAACACCTGACCGTGCAGGCTGCCGACCTGGATTGGTGGCTCGACCGGCTGACCTGCTACGGTTCGCTGTTCCTGGGCGAGGAAACCACCGTATCCTACGGCGACAAGGCGTCGGGCACCAACCACGTGCTGCCCACATCGGGCGCGGCGGGCTATACCGGCGGGCTGAGCGTGCACAAATACATGAAGATCGTGACTTGGCAGCGCACCACGCCCGAGGCATCGCGCGACGTCGCCATCGCCACCGCGCGGATCTCGCGGCTCGAGGGGATGGAGGGCCATGCCCGCGCCGCCGATGTGCGTCTGGCCAAGTATTTCCCGGGCGAGAATTTCGACCTCAGCGCCGATGCATGA
- a CDS encoding ABC transporter permease: protein MDRMPAWADAVLVPLFSIVLAAILSAGVILAIGENPLQAFWLMVDGALMRSSGWGYTLYYTTNFIFTGLAVAIAFHARMFNIGGEGQAMIGGLGVALVCLFIPWPHWTIALVAAMFAGAAFGAAWAFVPAYLQARRGSHIVITTIMFNFIAAAVLNYVLVNMLRPRGSQDPASALFPEATHLPTFQQMFSTAETAMFRGSPANVTFFIAVLVCVAFWYLVWRTRLGYEIRAFGHSETAARYAGISPVRITVVAMLISGGLAGMMALNTTMGEAERLVMNATEGAGFIGIAVALMGRSHPVGVFLAALLFGFLYQGGAELALWTNIPRELITVIQALVILFTGALDNLVRMPLEKLFLAARRAPKPDARSAQSDPAE, encoded by the coding sequence ATGGATAGAATGCCTGCCTGGGCCGATGCCGTCCTCGTGCCGCTTTTCTCGATCGTGCTTGCGGCGATCCTGTCGGCCGGCGTGATCCTGGCCATCGGTGAAAACCCGCTCCAGGCCTTCTGGCTGATGGTCGACGGGGCGCTGATGCGGTCGTCGGGCTGGGGCTATACGCTGTATTACACCACCAATTTCATCTTCACCGGTCTCGCCGTCGCCATCGCCTTTCACGCCCGCATGTTCAACATCGGCGGCGAAGGCCAGGCGATGATCGGCGGGCTCGGGGTGGCGCTGGTCTGCCTTTTCATCCCGTGGCCGCACTGGACCATCGCCCTGGTGGCGGCGATGTTCGCCGGCGCGGCCTTCGGCGCCGCCTGGGCGTTCGTCCCGGCCTATCTGCAGGCCAGGCGCGGCAGCCATATCGTCATCACCACGATCATGTTCAACTTCATCGCCGCGGCGGTGCTGAACTACGTGCTGGTCAACATGCTGCGGCCCCGGGGTTCTCAGGATCCGGCCTCGGCGCTGTTTCCCGAGGCGACGCATCTGCCGACCTTCCAGCAGATGTTTTCCACCGCCGAAACCGCGATGTTCCGCGGCTCGCCGGCCAACGTGACCTTCTTCATCGCGGTGCTGGTCTGCGTCGCCTTCTGGTACCTCGTCTGGCGCACCCGGCTGGGCTACGAGATCCGCGCCTTCGGCCATTCCGAAACCGCCGCCAGATATGCCGGGATCTCGCCGGTGCGCATCACCGTCGTGGCGATGCTGATCTCGGGCGGGCTGGCCGGGATGATGGCGCTCAACACCACCATGGGCGAGGCCGAGCGGCTGGTGATGAACGCCACCGAAGGCGCGGGCTTCATCGGCATCGCGGTCGCGCTGATGGGCCGCAGCCATCCGGTGGGGGTGTTCCTGGCGGCGCTGCTGTTCGGGTTCCTCTACCAGGGCGGGGCGGAACTGGCGCTCTGGACCAACATCCCGCGCGAGTTGATCACCGTGATCCAGGCGCTGGTGATCCTGTTCACCGGGGCGCTGGACAACCTGGTGCGCATGCCCCTGGAAAAGCTGTTCCTCGCCGCGCGCCGCGCGCCGAAACCCGATGCGCGCTCGGCGCAATCGGACCCGGCGGAGTAG
- a CDS encoding acyl-CoA thioesterase, with translation MSRPAPSPRGAYTAFRVLPTRWDDNDAYGHMNNATYYALFDTAISLWQMENGVPITGPQANRFLVVESGCRYHAETGFPDTIHAGLRLGHLGQSSIRLEVGLFANDAAIACAEGFFAQVLTGDDGRPRPIPQAVRSIFETLRIA, from the coding sequence ATGAGCCGCCCCGCGCCGTCGCCGCGCGGCGCCTACACGGCGTTCCGCGTTCTGCCCACCCGGTGGGACGACAACGACGCCTACGGGCACATGAACAACGCCACCTACTACGCGCTGTTCGACACCGCGATCAGCCTCTGGCAGATGGAAAACGGCGTGCCCATCACCGGGCCGCAGGCGAACCGGTTTCTGGTCGTCGAATCCGGCTGCCGCTATCACGCCGAAACCGGGTTTCCCGATACCATCCATGCCGGGTTGCGGCTGGGCCATCTGGGCCAAAGCTCGATCCGGCTCGAGGTCGGACTGTTCGCAAACGACGCGGCCATCGCCTGCGCCGAAGGGTTCTTCGCACAGGTTCTGACCGGCGATGACGGCCGGCCGCGCCCGATACCGCAAGCCGTCCGGTCGATTTTCGAGACGCTTCGGATCGCCTAG
- a CDS encoding LysE family translocator encodes MLAEWLPNLLAGWGIQLLGVLSPGPGVALILTVATTRGRGPAITTCLGIGTGAVCLAFAAIIGLGALVAQLAWAMTAVKLAGAAYLTWLAWKAFGRAVAPPPPPAAAFRQPATRGVALAGLAMQLTNPKAILYWLAAVAVANFAAAPWPVIALFLLGAFLNSFLGHGAWAVALSSRAFTALYARGRRWIEATLGGFFAFTAFKLATTRI; translated from the coding sequence ATGCTGGCCGAGTGGCTTCCCAATCTACTCGCCGGCTGGGGCATCCAGCTTCTGGGGGTGCTGTCGCCGGGACCGGGCGTCGCGCTCATCCTGACCGTGGCGACCACCAGGGGGCGCGGCCCGGCGATCACCACCTGTCTCGGCATCGGCACCGGGGCGGTCTGCCTGGCCTTCGCCGCAATCATCGGGCTGGGTGCGCTGGTGGCGCAACTGGCCTGGGCGATGACCGCGGTCAAATTGGCCGGCGCGGCCTACCTGACATGGCTGGCCTGGAAGGCATTCGGCCGCGCTGTCGCACCACCGCCACCGCCCGCAGCCGCCTTTAGACAGCCCGCCACGCGCGGTGTGGCGCTTGCGGGACTGGCGATGCAGCTTACCAATCCCAAGGCCATCCTCTACTGGCTTGCGGCCGTCGCGGTGGCCAATTTCGCCGCCGCGCCCTGGCCGGTAATCGCGCTGTTCCTGCTGGGTGCCTTCCTGAACTCCTTCCTCGGTCACGGTGCCTGGGCCGTCGCGCTGTCTTCGCGGGCCTTCACCGCACTTTACGCACGCGGACGCCGCTGGATCGAGGCGACGCTGGGGGGCTTCTTCGCCTTCACCGCGTTCAAACTCGCGACAACGAGGATCTGA
- a CDS encoding LysR family transcriptional regulator: protein MKRQASLDDLALFIAIADAGGLAGAARATGVSPPTLGRRMTELEARLGRRLFQRGPRGYALTSDGRALLAQAAPLREIANGIARLSEQQSRHRVRITAGTWTARFIARHVGAVWSPQASWMPEFLSAQAQLDIARREADIGIRNVRPDQSWLSGRMTATIDYAVFARSADVTGHIAVRGDTQPPSARWLAAHHGDAITTTVNDPRLAMDLARAGAGRIVLPRFAARGDPALVQIGPPIDALQHEEWLVAHHEARHDPPVRAALESLAAILTDRSLRPAPQDG from the coding sequence ATGAAACGACAGGCATCGCTTGACGACCTCGCGCTGTTCATCGCCATCGCCGATGCCGGCGGTCTGGCCGGGGCGGCCCGGGCCACCGGTGTCAGCCCGCCGACGCTGGGCCGCCGCATGACCGAACTGGAGGCGCGGCTGGGCCGGCGCCTGTTCCAGCGTGGGCCACGCGGCTATGCGCTGACCAGCGACGGGCGCGCGCTGCTGGCCCAGGCCGCGCCGCTGCGCGAGATCGCCAACGGGATCGCCCGCTTGTCCGAACAGCAAAGCCGCCACCGCGTGCGGATCACCGCAGGGACGTGGACGGCGCGGTTCATCGCCCGGCATGTCGGCGCGGTCTGGTCGCCCCAAGCCTCATGGATGCCGGAATTCCTGTCCGCGCAGGCCCAACTGGACATCGCCCGGCGCGAGGCCGACATCGGCATCCGCAACGTCCGGCCCGATCAAAGCTGGCTCAGCGGCCGCATGACCGCGACCATCGACTATGCCGTTTTCGCACGTTCGGCGGATGTGACCGGCCATATCGCGGTGCGTGGTGACACCCAGCCGCCCTCAGCCCGCTGGCTGGCGGCCCATCACGGCGACGCCATCACGACCACGGTCAACGATCCGCGCCTTGCCATGGACCTGGCGCGCGCCGGGGCGGGGCGCATCGTGCTGCCGCGCTTCGCTGCGCGCGGCGATCCCGCACTGGTCCAGATCGGGCCGCCGATCGACGCGTTGCAGCACGAGGAATGGCTTGTCGCGCATCACGAGGCCCGGCACGATCCCCCGGTGCGCGCCGCGCTCGAGTCCCTGGCCGCGATCCTGACCGACCGGTCCCTGCGCCCCGCGCCGCAAGACGGCTGA
- a CDS encoding SDR family NAD(P)-dependent oxidoreductase has product MHDPRALFDLTGRVACVTGASSGLGRRAALTLAAAGARVVGVARRGDALADLADEIGPDGAAVTGDVVDRAGIAALAADIAAPFGAPDIVVHAAGVNTRQAADDVTPDGWDRTLALNLSAPFFLSQALVPAMRGKGWGRIVTFASLQTTRAFPGGIAYGASKGGIGQLTRAMAEAWSPHGITANAIGPGFFPTELTRAVFDDPARAARNAAQTCIGRNGALADIDGPILFLCSDASAYVTGQILMVDGGFTAK; this is encoded by the coding sequence ATGCATGACCCGCGCGCCCTGTTCGACCTGACCGGCAGGGTGGCCTGCGTCACCGGCGCCAGCTCCGGGCTGGGCCGCCGCGCCGCGCTGACGCTGGCCGCCGCCGGGGCAAGGGTGGTCGGCGTGGCGCGGCGCGGCGATGCGCTGGCCGACCTGGCGGACGAGATCGGCCCGGACGGCGCCGCTGTGACCGGCGACGTGGTCGACCGTGCCGGTATCGCGGCGCTGGCCGCGGACATCGCCGCGCCGTTCGGCGCCCCGGATATCGTTGTCCACGCGGCGGGCGTGAACACGCGGCAAGCGGCCGATGATGTCACCCCCGACGGCTGGGACCGGACCCTGGCGCTGAACCTGTCGGCGCCGTTTTTCCTGTCGCAGGCGCTGGTGCCGGCGATGAGGGGCAAAGGCTGGGGCCGGATCGTGACCTTCGCCAGTCTTCAGACCACACGCGCCTTTCCCGGCGGCATCGCCTATGGGGCCAGCAAGGGCGGCATCGGTCAGCTCACCCGCGCGATGGCCGAAGCCTGGTCGCCCCACGGCATCACCGCCAACGCCATCGGCCCGGGGTTCTTTCCCACCGAACTGACCCGGGCGGTGTTCGACGACCCGGCGCGCGCGGCCCGTAACGCCGCGCAGACCTGCATCGGGCGCAATGGCGCGCTGGCCGATATCGACGGGCCGATCCTGTTCCTGTGCTCGGACGCCTCGGCCTATGTCACCGGGCAGATCCTGATGGTCGACGGGGGGTTCACCGCGAAATGA
- a CDS encoding sulfite exporter TauE/SafE family protein gives MQIYLPIAEVSVNAFLLLGLGGIVGVLSGMFGVGGGFLMTPLLFFIGIPPAVAVATEANQIVASSFSGVLAHLRRKSVDLRMGTVLLVGGLVGAALGVGIFNYLKSLGQVDLLVRLCYVVFLGVIGGLMFIESLRTLRKQRRGAPPPRKKHNWIHGLPLKMRFRTSGLYISVIPPLIVGVCVGILAAIMGVGGGFIMVPAMIYLLGMPTKVVVGTSLFQIIFVTGFTTLLHATTNYTVDVVLAVLLLVGGVIGAQIGTIIGARLKAEQLRILLALMVLAVCGKLALDLLLTPAELYSIGAAGGH, from the coding sequence ATGCAGATTTACCTCCCCATCGCCGAGGTTTCCGTGAACGCCTTCCTGCTTCTGGGCCTGGGCGGGATCGTCGGCGTGCTGTCGGGAATGTTCGGCGTGGGTGGCGGGTTCCTGATGACGCCGCTGCTGTTCTTCATCGGCATTCCGCCCGCCGTGGCGGTGGCGACCGAAGCCAACCAGATCGTCGCGTCATCCTTTTCCGGCGTGCTTGCGCATCTGCGACGAAAATCCGTCGATCTCAGGATGGGAACGGTGCTGCTGGTGGGCGGCCTGGTCGGCGCGGCGCTTGGCGTGGGGATCTTCAACTACCTGAAAAGCCTGGGCCAGGTCGATCTCCTGGTGCGATTGTGCTACGTCGTCTTCCTGGGCGTGATCGGTGGGCTGATGTTCATCGAAAGCCTGCGGACCCTGCGCAAGCAACGCCGCGGCGCACCGCCCCCCCGAAAGAAACACAACTGGATTCACGGCCTGCCGCTCAAGATGCGGTTCCGCACCTCGGGGCTCTACATCTCGGTGATCCCGCCGCTGATCGTCGGCGTCTGCGTCGGCATCCTGGCCGCGATCATGGGCGTCGGCGGCGGCTTCATCATGGTCCCCGCGATGATCTACCTGCTGGGCATGCCGACCAAGGTGGTGGTCGGCACCTCGCTGTTCCAGATCATCTTCGTCACCGGTTTCACCACCCTGCTGCATGCGACGACGAACTATACCGTCGACGTGGTTCTTGCGGTGCTGCTGCTGGTCGGCGGGGTGATCGGCGCACAGATCGGCACGATCATCGGTGCGCGCCTCAAGGCCGAACAGCTGCGCATCCTGCTGGCGCTGATGGTGCTGGCGGTCTGCGGCAAGCTGGCGCTCGATCTGCTGCTGACCCCGGCCGAGCTATACAGCATCGGCGCAGCGGGGGGGCATTGA
- a CDS encoding ABC transporter permease, whose protein sequence is MDFATLLQLLDSTVRLATPLLLACLAGLFSERAGVFDIGLEGKMLISAFFSAAVAFMTGSVWLGLLAGIASSMVMSLIHGLASITFRGNQLISGVAINFLASGLTVLVAQDWFSQGGRTPSLTGAARFSEITLPLAETLRPVPFLGPIYADLISGHSALVYMAFLIVPLSWWVLFRTRFGLRLRAVGEAPEAVDTAGVSVIRLRYTAVLICGVLCGLAGAYLATGLQAGFVKEMTAGRGFIALAALIFAKWRPWYALSACLLFGLLQALALRYQNIDLGGFTIPVQFMDALPYILTVVILAGFVGKAIPPRAGGEPYVKER, encoded by the coding sequence ATGGATTTCGCCACGCTCCTGCAGCTTCTCGACAGCACGGTGCGCCTCGCGACGCCGCTGTTGCTGGCCTGCCTGGCCGGGCTTTTCTCGGAACGCGCCGGGGTGTTCGACATCGGGCTCGAGGGCAAGATGCTGATCTCGGCCTTCTTCTCGGCCGCGGTGGCCTTCATGACCGGCTCGGTCTGGCTGGGCCTGTTGGCGGGCATCGCGTCGTCGATGGTGATGTCGCTGATCCACGGGCTGGCTTCGATCACCTTCCGCGGCAACCAGTTGATCTCGGGCGTGGCGATCAACTTTCTCGCCTCGGGGCTGACGGTGCTGGTGGCGCAGGACTGGTTCAGCCAGGGCGGCAGGACGCCGTCGCTGACCGGCGCCGCGCGGTTTTCCGAAATCACGTTGCCGCTGGCCGAAACCCTGCGCCCGGTGCCGTTCCTGGGACCGATCTATGCCGACCTGATCTCGGGCCATTCGGCGCTGGTCTACATGGCGTTCCTGATCGTGCCGCTGTCGTGGTGGGTGCTGTTCCGCACCCGGTTCGGCCTGCGCCTGCGCGCCGTTGGCGAAGCGCCCGAGGCGGTGGATACGGCCGGGGTATCGGTGATCCGCCTGCGCTACACCGCGGTGCTCATCTGCGGCGTGCTGTGCGGGCTGGCGGGCGCCTACCTGGCCACCGGCCTGCAGGCGGGCTTCGTCAAGGAAATGACCGCCGGGCGCGGCTTCATCGCGCTGGCGGCGCTGATCTTTGCCAAGTGGCGGCCGTGGTACGCGCTGTCGGCCTGCCTACTGTTCGGCCTGTTGCAGGCGCTGGCGCTGCGCTACCAGAACATCGACCTGGGCGGCTTCACCATCCCGGTGCAGTTCATGGACGCCCTGCCCTATATCCTGACCGTGGTCATCCTGGCGGGCTTTGTCGGCAAGGCGATCCCGCCGCGCGCGGGCGGCGAGCCCTACGTCAAGGAACGCTAG